The DNA segment GCATTCCGCTGTGTCCGGTTTGCCTGACGTATTTGCCTGCTTTGCCGCGGTGCTTGCAGGCGGGCTTGCATACGCGCTTGCAGACGCGCTCGCAGACGTGTCTGCCGCCGTGTTGGCTGCAGCATTTGTCGATGGGCGCGCAACCCGATTCGCTGCCGGCGTCATCGCCGCATCGGCACCTGCAAATGAACTCTCAACCGAAGCCGCCGGCACGATGATTCGCGCTGGATTACCCACTGCCGTACCGCGTGCGGGCACCGGCTTCGTCACCACCGCATTCGAGCCGATCTTTGCATCCGCGCCGATCGTAAAGCCGCCGAGCACCTTGGCCCCTGCCCCGACGATCACGCCGCGCTCCAGTGTGGGATGCCGCTTCGCGCCGCGCGTGAGCGACGTGCCACCGAGCGTCACGCCCTGATAGATCGTGCAGTCGTCACCGATCTGCGCGGTTTCGCCGATCACCACCCCCATACCGTGATCGATGAATACGCGCCGGCCGACGGTTGCGCCCGGATGAATCTCGATGCCGGTCATGAAGCGCGCCATCTGCGAGACGACACGCGCGAGCCAGCGGCGCTTCGCCTGCCAGCACGCATGTGCGAACCGATGCAGTACGAGCGCGTGAAGCCCCGGATAGCACGTCAGCACTTCCCAGGCGCTGCGAGCGGCGGGATCGCGCTCGCGTATCGTGGCAATGTCTTCGCGAATTCTCGTGAACATGGCAGGGACGGTATGGGCGGGGACGAGGCCGCACGAATGCGAAGATCCGTGACGGCGTTTGCCTGCCGCATA comes from the Paraburkholderia sp. PREW-6R genome and includes:
- the cysE gene encoding serine O-acetyltransferase; translated protein: MFTRIREDIATIRERDPAARSAWEVLTCYPGLHALVLHRFAHACWQAKRRWLARVVSQMARFMTGIEIHPGATVGRRVFIDHGMGVVIGETAQIGDDCTIYQGVTLGGTSLTRGAKRHPTLERGVIVGAGAKVLGGFTIGADAKIGSNAVVTKPVPARGTAVGNPARIIVPAASVESSFAGADAAMTPAANRVARPSTNAAANTAADTSASASASAYASPPASTAAKQANTSGKPDTAECAAIATAASGVTRDAKRGSDTSGFCAYGITPNADDPVSLAIHGLIDHAASQSRRIDEIVDALERLGTSLEGLQGADAALLDLRRLSAAIAGKVEGAAAGH